In Ciona intestinalis unplaced genomic scaffold, KH HT001063.1, whole genome shotgun sequence, the following proteins share a genomic window:
- the LOC100175529 gene encoding uncharacterized protein LOC100175529 isoform X3: MAEGKKCCIYLPNDRKLELSVQSKHLARDLLEIVAAHFKLREKEYFGIAYKSDSGHYSWLQADKLLFDHDVVKKSSSRIDLLFAVKFFVENVKLLKSATTAELYFLYLKSLVYKGHLEVDNNTEFRLAAFVLQTYYGDYKDADTAIRQLRKSSVLSNKVLRDFTCMECENAVLKIYKDLKDYSIGKAITSYLTTIETVPTYGVHYFKVKDKGGTTWLLGLSYKGIHQYDVHDKVNPVKSFSWQQLENLYFRERKFSIEVNDKHQRTEGLFSKEQFGDARRKVSSEVKVHAWYGSPALIKSIWVMAIDQHHFYLQCKQSKVKRHASNSIVNLSNDITANRESLINVVKDSSELTRKQIRNLDVMVKKGSKDEAPEMRAAKCQMLVALKKHKTDLEDRLYDKVQELKQVCLKEADLTGRLPQEYIHYMDPDEKQPKINKRIGAEFKVKLTNKEKGFRSSVSTAISSSPSLNSENSDDMNNLAQLETEFELLTQIANAAKKLASDPNTKGRTRTKRLGSYKKTLEKLQVVENKINVVRNRCGQKPSVRASTLETDQCDDILFEDGGISLREETESERSSLSDALLLDDDTSLSSGGDALSTHSTPVFLNLTHPPHPSSAMSGIKESSAEVDNDNGVTIHRSLTPPPSFERTSSVGSSKNEMKNGRISNQSISSSHCSLLNSKQQNVPIRNWIRLKWEHPRTKVNRGWHESSLDSIDADSNTGRNSEEHLDQDIHDEKPRIGSSDADVTPLGYQIDLRPNKLLCLDYNQPSNLNSNDNNHKTRDLGLVYDMSKLKREISDSALSELSVQSNPVTSSHQFTVRPQHDVRPKDYHRSESLVGKETRIPGFDHIRKRSSSFTESPTHTAYRTNSKAIGKNKARLEKRTAHMQKNLNQDSNFERHHSRVSSDASSTNISEHNLDNQSNNSQDLQPAMFDTNLNIRMQYLTRSSSQLSFTLPSSKPTTAVAQSSQPTTFEEQPLYVQQPRISQLPKYSSAQPHYAVSSNSRNITQTIPNMHRDALNNQVYRDIGMGWVPSLHEYGSRESVVESASAQYKKEDIQRMLKDHIATKRILYGSSQKIKNPDTTQIKHEKNWPDYQTHLQTSSSSTIPSTPRMNFYHLPTHTSYPVTSSNQQDPLPHHMTHHNVKNVSKEANQYSMFTISDKRKNLESWRRPLDVKPSPHIVKLGQTYNVTNLTNQQHQPDLMLSRPKPLNEQYKHSKKKNKSLSASAEDLLWSESSEGQEGTLV, encoded by the exons ATGGCCGAAGGAAAAAAATGCTGCATATATCTTCCCAATGATAGGAAACTGGAGCTTTCTGTACAA tCCAAACATCTTGCAAGAGATTTGCTAGAAATCGTTGCTGCTCATTTTAAGTTAAGAGAGAAGGAATATTTTGGAATTGCTTACAAAAGTGACAG tgGTCATTACTCTTGGTTACAAGCTGACAAATTATTATTTGACCATGACGTTGTCAAGAAATCTTCAAGTAGAATCGATTTGTTATTTGCTGTCAA attttttgttgaaaacGTCAAGTTACTTAAAAGTGCTACAACTGCCGAGCTTTACTTTCTTTACTTAAAATCATTAGTGTACAAG GGCCATCTAGAAGTTGACAACAATACGGAATTTCGGTTGGCAGCTTTTGTATTACAG aCATACTACGGTGATTATAAAGA tGCTGACACTGCTATTCGACAGTTGAGAAAATCTTCAGTTTTATCGAACAAAGTGCTGAGAGATTTTACCTGCATGGAGTG TGAAAATGCTGTTTTGAAAATCTACAAAGACCTGAAAGATTACAGCATAGGAAAAGCCATAACCag TTATTTGACGACGATTGAAACTGTGCCAACATATGGGGTTCACTACTTCAAAGTTAAG GATAAAGGAGGAACAACCTGGTTACTTGGTCTCAGTTACAAAGGAATTCATCAATATGATGTTCATGATAAAGTAAATCCTGTGAAG AGTTTCAGTTGGCAACAGTTGGAGAATTTGTATTTTCGGGAGAGAAAGTTTTCAATTGAAGTAAATGATAAACATCAAAGAACTGAAGGTCTATTTTCCAAAGAACAATTTGGTGATGCGAGAAGGAAAGTTTCTTCTGAAGTTAAAGTTCATGCTTGGTATGGTTCACCAGCACTTATCAAGTCAATTTGGGTTATGGCTATTGATCAACATCACTTTTACTTGCAATGCAAGCAAAGCAAG GTGAAACGCCATGCTTCAAACAGCATTGTGAATCTCAGCAATGATATAACGGCAAATCGTGAGAGCCTTATAAATGTAGTTAAAGATTCTTCAGAACTAACAAGAAAACAGATTCGAAATTTAGATGTGATggtaaaaaaag GTTCAAAAGATGAAGCCCCAGAAATGAGAGCTGCGAAATGTCAAATGTTGgttgctttaaaaaaacataaaactgatttagaAGATCGATTGTATGACAAAGTTCAGGAACTTAAACAAGTCTGCCTCAAAGAAGCT GATCTAACAGGCAGATTACCACAAGAATACATACATTACATGGATCCAGATGAAAAGCAGCCTAAGATAAATAAAAGGATTGGAGCCGAGTTTAAAGTGAAACTAACAAACAAG gAGAAAGGTTTCCGATCATCAGTCAGCACTGCCATTTCATCTTCACCAAGTTTAAACTCAGAAAATAGCGATGATATGAATAATTTGGCTCAACTTGAAACTGAATTTGAACTTTTGACGCAAATTGCAAACGCTGCCAAGAAACTTGCTTCCGACCCAAACACCAAAGGTCGAACACGAACAAAACGTTTGGGTTCTTATAAAAAGACGCTTGAAAAATTACAG GTTGttgagaataaaataaatgtggtGCGGAATCGGTGTGGGCAGAAACCTTCTGTTCGAGCTTCAACGTTAGAAACAGATCAATGTGATGACATTCTGTTTGAAGATGGTGGAATTAGTTTAAGGGAAGAAACAGAATCAGAACGAAGTTCTTTATCAGATG CTCTTCTTCTGGATGATGATACTTCATTAAGCAGTGGAGGAGACGCGTTATCCACGCACAGTACTCCAGTTTTCCTCAACCTCACCCATCCTCCTCATCCTTCATCAGCGATGAGCGGAATAAAAGAATCATCCGCTGAAGTTGATAATGATAATGGTGTTACCATACACAG ATCTCTGACACCACCACCTTCATTTGAAAGAACATCTAGTGTAGGAAGCTCTAAGAATGAAATGAAAAACGGTCGAATTTCCAACCAATCCATATCATCATCACACTGTTCACTGttaaacagtaaacaacaaaatgttcCAATTCGAAATTGGATTCGATTGAAGTGGGAACACCCaag AACAAAAGTGAATCGAGGGTGGCACGAATCATCTTTAGATAGTATTGATGCTGATTCAAATACTGGTAGGAACAGTGAGGAACATCTGGATCAAGATATTCATGATGAG aaaccTCGAATAGGATCATCTGATGCTGATGTAACACCACTTGGTTATCAAATAGATTTACGACCGAACAAGTTGCTGTGTTTGGATTACAACCAACCATCCAACCTAAACAGTAACGATAACAATCACAAGACCAGAGATTTAGGTTTAGTTTACGACATGTCAAAACTAAAACGTGAA ATTAGTGACAGCGCTCTGTCAGAATTATCTGTTCAAAGCAAtcctgtgacatcatcacatCAATTCACTGTTCGCCCCCAGCATGATGTACGACCAAAAGATTATCACAGAAGTGAAAGTCTTGTTGGCAAAGAAACACGAATACCTGGTTTTGATCATATTCGAAAAAGAAGTTCCAGTTTTACAGAGTCTCCAACTCACACTGCATATCGTACCAATAGTAAAGctattggaaaaaataaagctAGGTTAGAGAAACGAACTGCCCACATGCAAAAGAATTTAAATCAGGATTCGAACTTTGAGAGACATCATTCAAGAGTAAGCTCAGATGCTTCGTCTACAAATATAAGTGAACATAATCTGGATAACCAAAGTAACAATTCTCAGGATCTACAACCAGCAATGTTTGACACAAATCTTAATATAAGGATGCAGTATTTAACAAGAAGTTCAAGCCAACTGTCGTTCACGCTTCCATCAAGTAAACCAACCACAGCAGTCGCTCAATCTTCACAACCAACCACCTTTGAAGAACAACCTTTGTACGTGCAACAGCCAAGAATAAGCCAGTTGCCTAAATATTCAAGTGCCCAACCACACTACGCAGTGAGCTCAAATTCTCGTAACATAACg CAAACGATTCCAAACATGCACCGTGATGCGTTAAACAATCAAGTTTACCGAGATATTGGAATGGGTTGGGTTCCTTCATTACACGAATATGGAAGCAGAGAAAGTGTCGTTGAAAGTGCCAGTGctcaatataaaaaagag GACATTCAACGTATGCTTAAAGATCACATCGCAACTAAGAGAATATTGTATGGTTCAAGCCAAAAAATCAAGAATCCTGACACTACTCAAATAAAGCATGAA AAGAACTGGCCAGATTATCAAACACATCTCCAAACATCCAGTTCTTCAACTATACCTTCCACTCCAAGAATGAACTTCTATCATCTGCCAACACATACTTCATACCCAG TGACATCTAGTAATCAACAAgacccattaccccaccaCATGACACATCATAATGTGAAGAATGTCAGTAAAGAAGCAAATCAATATTCAATGTTTACAATATCAGATAAAAG gaAAAACCTAGAATCATGGAGAAGACCATTAGATGTCAAACCGTCGCCACATATCGTCAAACTAGGACAGACTTACAACGTGACAAACCTAACAAATCAACAACACCAACCAGATTTAATGTTAAGTAGACCCAAACCACTTAACGAACAGTATAAACAtagtaaaaagaaaaacaaatctcTGTCTGCATCAGCGGAAGATTTACTTTGGTCTGAAAGCAGTGAAGGACAAGAAGGAACTCTTGTATAG